From Anaerohalosphaera lusitana, one genomic window encodes:
- a CDS encoding uroporphyrinogen decarboxylase family protein: MVPLVGSLSKGWMAKHLDVKFDRDYYFDPYRRHKVDLSCNEYAAKELGDLCIFYTESNLGQLEHFTNDQVLVGGIQPNMILGMLIGAEFITSDSMDADISMTPLKGVDPDRLPLPDKMIDHEIIKLFDQQIKEIRSQGDLQPIPPFFWDASGRATLHGTLTTAQKFLGESVFIDLMMQPEKVAKVMDWITESFIVLVKHFSKIADLPITSVHIGECSGCMVNPQMFEDVVVPHASRIARELGPLRFHSCGASTHLLESMKQMDGLHALDLGGDTSISKARELFGPAFPIDVAPMPADFSVDTPEPIISWAKQVIEENDGGRMQIIYHLEPDYKIENIRALQNFLKNAELKNVS, from the coding sequence TTGGTACCACTGGTAGGCTCATTATCTAAAGGCTGGATGGCAAAACACCTCGACGTTAAATTCGATCGCGATTATTACTTTGATCCATACAGACGCCATAAGGTGGATCTGAGCTGTAATGAATATGCGGCCAAGGAACTTGGCGACCTATGCATCTTCTACACTGAAAGCAACCTTGGACAGCTCGAGCATTTCACCAATGATCAGGTACTGGTAGGCGGCATTCAGCCCAATATGATACTTGGCATGCTTATCGGGGCCGAGTTTATAACCAGTGATTCGATGGATGCAGATATTTCAATGACTCCGCTTAAAGGTGTAGACCCAGACCGACTGCCTTTGCCTGATAAGATGATCGACCATGAAATTATAAAGCTGTTTGACCAACAGATCAAAGAGATACGATCGCAAGGTGATCTCCAGCCCATTCCTCCGTTCTTCTGGGATGCTTCGGGTCGAGCAACGCTGCATGGTACATTGACTACTGCGCAAAAGTTTCTCGGTGAAAGTGTCTTTATTGATCTGATGATGCAGCCGGAAAAAGTCGCGAAGGTAATGGACTGGATAACGGAATCGTTTATTGTTCTGGTAAAGCATTTTTCGAAGATCGCGGATCTGCCGATCACTTCGGTTCATATTGGCGAATGTTCAGGCTGCATGGTGAATCCGCAGATGTTTGAAGATGTGGTTGTGCCGCATGCGTCTCGAATCGCCCGGGAACTTGGACCTTTGAGATTCCATTCTTGCGGAGCAAGCACTCATCTGCTGGAATCAATGAAGCAGATGGATGGATTGCACGCTCTTGACCTGGGCGGCGACACATCCATATCGAAGGCCAGAGAGTTGTTCGGCCCTGCTTTTCCTATTGATGTAGCTCCCATGCCCGCCGACTTTTCTGTTGATACACCCGAGCCGATCATCAGTTGGGCGAAACAGGTGATCGAAGAAAACGATGGCGGCAGAATGCAAATAATCTATCACCTCGAGCCTGATTATAAGATCGAGAACATTCGAGCATTGCAGAATTTCCTCAAAAATGCAGAACTTAAGAATGTAAGCTAG
- a CDS encoding DUF4091 domain-containing protein, which produces MISLLRVPLIKTLLVIALMFFVTGDIFAEQHLYGLHHSAFEPSGEDFKTSNKTTKAAVLTGNGLHGSVGSIDQRYAKGRLPELESPTNQWSGTAWRGERVYAQLVLFSKEPVRQLRMEPTAMVSKDGDSLGDGSLNANFVRYVLAAETLYPDILDPVERLNLAANTTRPVWVTMEVPRDAKPGHYSGKVAVKAAGNVRLDFTFKLEVLPLTLPAPKDWKFHLDLWQNPFAVARWHRVEPWSDEHFRLMEPYWRMLAEAGQKCLTVSLFHHPWGAQVYDGFEEMVTWTRKSDGTWEYDFSILDKYVAFAERVGLDDQINCYSMIPWTNSFRYIDAKSGDWKDVGAIAGNPAYEEIWGPFLKALEQHSKEKGWGGRLTIAIDERGEKQVLAATGILKKYAPSIQLSSASNHPPSDFTINDWSSTFGTSVDPNMVQERNSRGLKTTFYVCCNPTRPNTFTFSPPAESAWMGLYAAAQNRSGFLRWAYNSWNENPFYDTKYWPQVWAAGDCFMIYPGPRSSIRFERLREGIQDYEKIYILRKLAAKQLNDPRVKKAVKELDAALAVIDHQSVTNNTAASVQVKDVNVSILQLSRLVICPSSLVQSL; this is translated from the coding sequence ATGATTAGTCTCTTAAGAGTACCATTGATAAAGACTCTACTTGTTATAGCATTAATGTTTTTTGTAACCGGAGATATTTTTGCAGAACAACATCTTTATGGACTGCATCACTCGGCATTTGAGCCATCAGGTGAGGATTTCAAAACTTCAAATAAAACAACAAAGGCCGCGGTTCTTACTGGCAATGGACTTCATGGCTCGGTTGGTTCTATTGATCAACGATATGCCAAAGGGCGTCTTCCTGAACTTGAATCCCCGACTAATCAATGGTCGGGAACCGCATGGCGTGGCGAACGTGTTTACGCCCAACTTGTTCTTTTTTCAAAAGAACCTGTTAGACAATTGAGAATGGAGCCTACAGCGATGGTTTCAAAAGACGGCGATAGCTTGGGCGATGGCTCGCTGAATGCGAATTTTGTTCGTTATGTCCTTGCTGCAGAGACCTTGTATCCTGATATTCTTGATCCTGTCGAGCGACTCAATTTGGCCGCCAACACGACCCGTCCTGTATGGGTAACCATGGAAGTGCCCCGTGACGCAAAGCCAGGCCATTATTCTGGAAAGGTGGCTGTCAAAGCGGCGGGAAACGTTCGCCTCGATTTTACTTTCAAACTCGAGGTGTTGCCATTGACCCTGCCTGCGCCGAAAGACTGGAAGTTTCACCTTGATCTCTGGCAAAATCCCTTTGCCGTTGCTCGCTGGCATCGAGTCGAACCCTGGAGCGATGAGCACTTTCGATTAATGGAGCCATATTGGCGGATGCTGGCAGAAGCGGGACAGAAATGCTTGACCGTTTCTTTGTTCCATCATCCATGGGGCGCCCAAGTATACGATGGCTTCGAGGAAATGGTTACCTGGACCCGCAAAAGTGACGGGACATGGGAATATGACTTCAGTATTCTGGATAAATACGTGGCATTTGCAGAACGTGTGGGACTTGATGATCAGATTAACTGTTATTCTATGATTCCCTGGACCAATTCCTTTCGGTACATTGACGCCAAGAGCGGCGACTGGAAGGACGTTGGGGCCATAGCGGGCAATCCAGCCTATGAGGAAATCTGGGGGCCCTTTCTCAAGGCATTAGAGCAGCACTCCAAAGAAAAAGGATGGGGTGGGCGTCTGACTATTGCGATTGACGAGCGGGGTGAAAAACAGGTGCTCGCTGCAACCGGGATTCTAAAAAAATATGCCCCCTCAATACAACTGTCTTCGGCGTCGAATCATCCGCCCAGCGATTTTACGATCAATGACTGGAGTTCTACATTTGGTACTTCTGTAGATCCCAATATGGTTCAAGAACGCAATAGTCGTGGGCTTAAGACAACTTTTTATGTTTGTTGTAATCCGACTCGGCCGAATACCTTTACCTTTTCCCCACCCGCGGAATCGGCGTGGATGGGATTGTATGCCGCTGCCCAGAATCGATCCGGGTTTTTGCGATGGGCGTATAATTCATGGAATGAGAATCCGTTTTATGATACGAAATACTGGCCCCAGGTTTGGGCGGCAGGAGACTGCTTTATGATCTACCCTGGCCCAAGGAGTTCGATCCGCTTCGAGAGGCTGCGAGAAGGTATTCAGGATTATGAGAAAATTTATATACTTCGTAAGCTTGCAGCCAAACAATTAAATGACCCAAGAGTCAAAAAGGCAGTGAAAGAACTTGATGCGGCATTGGCTGTGATTGATCATCAATCCGTTACAAACAACACAGCAGCTTCCGTTCAGGTGAAAGATGTTAATGTGTCTATACTGCAGTTAAGTCGGCTAGTGATCTGCCCCAGTTCTTTAGTCCAGTCTTTATGA
- a CDS encoding sodium:solute symporter family protein, translated as MSNFTLIDGGIVGVYILAVVTIGVMVKRYVSKVDQFLVAGRELNIYLGIASLTACEFGIVTCMYTAQNGYDKGFAGATPGILLALAMFIVGATGFGIKPLRKAGVMTIPELFEKKFGPKIRWMSGVVIVLGGLLNMGIFLRMGGDFLVAVCGLNPEYLEITMTLLLLGIGLYTIMGGMISVLITDYLQFIMMSIGLLIVTVLIFIKVGWGSMVEAIQMNYGEGGFNPFVHEQMGVMYVIFNALVALSVVLTWQVMIQRVLSTKDIATGGKIYKGTSPFFVCRFILPGLWGVAALAVLTPEQVGDNTMLAMPKFLGGFVPPIAMGITVAAMLAADMSTDASYMLTWGSVIYNDIMAPFHKGKWSQKKGLMWNRFIIAMIGVFLLVYGLWYKIEGDVWTYLGVTGSIYLSSMSVLLIACCYWKKANSWGAAAAIIVGSVMPFSFLVMQKVPATEELTVRVGPYIWGTATYVLVAIAMVTGSLLKFKVNPGRDELI; from the coding sequence ATGAGTAATTTTACACTTATTGACGGCGGAATAGTTGGGGTCTATATACTCGCCGTAGTGACTATTGGTGTCATGGTCAAGCGGTACGTGTCAAAAGTCGATCAGTTTCTTGTGGCCGGCAGAGAGCTCAATATATATCTTGGCATTGCATCGCTCACAGCCTGTGAATTCGGTATCGTGACATGTATGTACACTGCACAGAATGGTTACGACAAAGGCTTCGCCGGGGCGACTCCCGGCATTTTGCTGGCTCTTGCGATGTTCATTGTGGGTGCTACCGGTTTTGGCATAAAACCCCTTCGCAAAGCCGGAGTAATGACAATACCCGAATTATTCGAGAAAAAGTTCGGACCGAAGATCCGCTGGATGAGCGGTGTAGTGATCGTCCTGGGCGGATTGTTAAATATGGGAATATTTCTGAGAATGGGCGGCGATTTCCTGGTTGCGGTTTGCGGACTTAACCCCGAATATCTAGAAATCACAATGACCTTGCTGCTGCTCGGGATCGGACTGTACACAATCATGGGCGGGATGATCTCAGTTTTGATAACCGACTACCTGCAATTCATCATGATGAGCATTGGATTGTTGATCGTTACGGTACTTATATTCATCAAGGTTGGCTGGGGATCTATGGTCGAAGCCATCCAGATGAATTACGGTGAAGGTGGTTTCAATCCTTTTGTGCATGAACAAATGGGGGTCATGTATGTAATCTTCAACGCGCTTGTTGCCCTGTCAGTGGTCCTCACGTGGCAGGTAATGATCCAGCGAGTTCTTTCCACCAAAGACATCGCAACCGGAGGAAAGATATACAAGGGCACCAGTCCATTTTTCGTCTGCCGGTTCATTTTGCCCGGACTTTGGGGGGTAGCAGCACTCGCTGTGCTGACTCCGGAGCAGGTCGGCGATAATACCATGCTTGCGATGCCAAAGTTTCTAGGTGGGTTTGTCCCTCCTATAGCGATGGGAATTACTGTTGCAGCAATGCTGGCTGCTGATATGTCCACCGATGCATCTTACATGCTTACATGGGGCAGCGTAATATACAACGACATCATGGCTCCTTTCCACAAAGGTAAGTGGTCTCAGAAAAAGGGGCTCATGTGGAATCGCTTCATTATTGCAATGATCGGTGTGTTTCTGCTGGTTTACGGTCTTTGGTACAAGATCGAGGGCGATGTATGGACATATCTTGGAGTTACCGGCAGTATTTATCTTTCAAGCATGTCTGTACTGCTGATAGCTTGCTGCTACTGGAAAAAGGCTAATAGCTGGGGTGCAGCAGCAGCGATCATCGTCGGCTCCGTAATGCCCTTCAGTTTTCTGGTAATGCAGAAAGTACCTGCAACAGAAGAATTGACTGTGCGAGTTGGACCATACATTTGGGGAACTGCCACATACGTCCTCGTTGCGATTGCAATGGTGACGGGATCTTTGTTGAAATTCAAAGTTAATCCGGGAAGGGATGAATTGATATGA
- a CDS encoding IS630 family transposase, with amino-acid sequence MVGASPLFVQKVRTENPEKKIEIWFQDEVRIGQQGTLTNVWAPKGSRPTAVKQTEYDWVYIFGAVNPVNGKSSAVITPTVNTDYMNHHLRFISEEAGKDVHVVLVLDQAGWHIAKQLVVPKNISLLHLPAYSPELNPIERLWAYMKSHYLSNRIYKNYEEIFNAGTVAWNNITSEMFCSICNTEWIKHEN; translated from the coding sequence GTGGTTGGAGCAAGCCCCCTTTTTGTCCAAAAAGTCCGAACAGAAAACCCCGAAAAGAAAATTGAGATCTGGTTCCAGGACGAAGTGCGAATAGGCCAGCAAGGAACACTGACCAATGTTTGGGCTCCAAAAGGATCCAGGCCTACAGCAGTAAAGCAGACCGAGTATGATTGGGTATATATTTTTGGAGCTGTCAATCCTGTCAATGGCAAATCGTCGGCTGTGATTACTCCGACTGTTAACACTGATTATATGAATCACCACCTGAGATTTATAAGCGAGGAGGCAGGCAAAGATGTACATGTGGTTCTGGTTCTTGATCAGGCTGGTTGGCATATCGCTAAACAGTTGGTTGTGCCGAAGAATATCAGCCTGCTTCACCTGCCTGCATACAGTCCGGAATTGAATCCGATAGAACGTCTTTGGGCCTATATGAAGAGTCACTACTTGAGCAACCGCATTTACAAAAATTATGAGGAAATATTCAACGCAGGAACAGTTGCATGGAACAATATAACCTCAGAAATGTTCTGCTCAATATGCAATACTGAATGGATTAAGCATGAGAATTAA
- a CDS encoding winged helix-turn-helix domain-containing protein: MHISEIKYGDLQKLKEKARIETNAKQRDRYRVVALALEGWQTKAIMTKLDRSKNFVQRWCYFYRDGGIEAIAPKRQSGRPTKLPRKKEPELIKRIQDGPTDSDGGVCVLRGRDIRRILEREFGVKYSLFGVYDLMHRLGLSCLKPRPKHRKNDPEKMQQWLEQAPFLSKKSEQKTPKRKLRSGSRTKCE; encoded by the coding sequence ATGCACATCAGTGAGATCAAGTACGGTGACCTGCAAAAGTTAAAAGAAAAAGCTCGGATTGAAACCAATGCAAAGCAGCGAGATCGATATCGGGTGGTAGCCCTGGCATTGGAGGGATGGCAAACAAAAGCGATCATGACAAAACTTGATCGCAGCAAAAACTTCGTTCAGCGATGGTGTTATTTCTACCGTGATGGCGGCATTGAGGCTATCGCACCAAAACGTCAAAGCGGCAGGCCTACAAAACTGCCACGCAAAAAAGAGCCTGAGTTGATCAAGCGAATTCAAGATGGACCAACCGATTCAGACGGTGGTGTATGTGTGCTACGCGGCAGAGACATAAGACGGATTCTTGAAAGAGAATTTGGCGTAAAATATTCGCTCTTCGGCGTCTATGATCTAATGCATAGATTGGGGCTTTCATGTCTAAAACCAAGGCCTAAGCACCGAAAGAACGATCCGGAAAAAATGCAGCAGTGGTTGGAGCAAGCCCCCTTTTTGTCCAAAAAGTCCGAACAGAAAACCCCGAAAAGAAAATTGAGATCTGGTTCCAGGACGAAGTGCGAATAG
- a CDS encoding type II secretion system protein: MRRPRKDNAFTLIELLVVISIIALLLAIMMPALGMVKEKARSLVCRTNVRQMTLAMAMYAEDNKGSSVPMIHSVGEYWFHQIAPYLGDNDYKDNPEKNIEGSMEVTFCPSTKRPSSADAYWFGGLNKSWKYLGGEGSYGMNLWLQSGKSGSFGTNPPLSNYPGNWFKKYSTVRGSVPVFSDSVWVGSWPFEQYEPVNDFMGSGYGTPNSPSFPDMETAYMARFLIDRHNMAVNVGFTDTSVGTLKLDEMWSVKWHQNFRTTKSIDLTKPYRPN; the protein is encoded by the coding sequence ATGCGCAGACCTCGAAAAGACAACGCGTTCACTCTTATAGAATTACTGGTAGTAATTTCGATAATCGCATTACTGCTGGCTATCATGATGCCTGCTCTTGGAATGGTCAAGGAGAAGGCCAGATCGCTTGTTTGTCGCACAAATGTAAGGCAGATGACCTTGGCGATGGCTATGTATGCCGAGGACAACAAGGGCTCGAGCGTTCCCATGATACATTCCGTCGGTGAGTACTGGTTTCATCAGATCGCTCCCTATCTTGGAGATAATGATTACAAGGATAACCCCGAGAAGAACATCGAGGGCTCGATGGAAGTAACTTTTTGTCCGTCAACTAAAAGGCCATCTAGTGCCGATGCTTACTGGTTTGGCGGCTTGAATAAATCCTGGAAATACCTTGGCGGAGAAGGAAGCTACGGCATGAATCTTTGGCTTCAATCAGGTAAGAGCGGATCATTCGGAACTAATCCGCCTTTATCGAACTATCCTGGTAACTGGTTCAAAAAATACAGCACAGTGCGTGGCAGTGTGCCGGTATTCTCAGACTCGGTTTGGGTAGGCTCCTGGCCTTTTGAGCAGTACGAACCCGTCAATGATTTCATGGGAAGCGGCTATGGGACGCCGAACAGTCCCTCTTTTCCGGATATGGAAACCGCCTACATGGCAAGGTTCTTGATCGATCGCCATAATATGGCTGTAAATGTGGGTTTTACGGATACCAGTGTAGGAACGCTAAAACTCGATGAGATGTGGTCGGTAAAATGGCATCAGAATTTCAGGACAACCAAATCCATTGATCTGACCAAACCGTACCGGCCGAACTGA
- a CDS encoding Gfo/Idh/MocA family oxidoreductase: MGFTSRRDFLKSTGLLTAGMALTGRAKIFGASASDKVVKIGMVGTGARGTSLLATLTGVKNIEIKALCDINKNALSAATRLVEQRLDQKPDEYSGDEHAYKKLMARDDLDAVIIATPWEWHTPMAVYCMNAGKYAGVEVPSSLTIDECWELVNTSEETGVPCMMLENWSFRRDNLAVLNMIRQGLFGQIVHSHCAHSHDCIDHWFFDAATGKDRWPAKYLLDYNRDQYPTHSVGPVYSWMDIGCGDYLDSLTSTATLSAGINDYFKHKFGPDHPGAKREYAQGDIVTTTIKTKKGKTIIVNYDMQLPRPYDNRWMIQGTRGLYDECHKSVYLADHSPGYHQWEPFAPYQNAFEHKWWQQEFQGGHGGTDFLTLKTFIDAVRDQTQTPLDVYDAVLMSCLVPLSGKSIKEDSKPVKVPDFTRGKWKTREPYFAIDNRKFKLPGSAEAQVITENGMPTQAFNLGKGKLEVKLPDVSVSLVGNPSQFSGWPGIGGTPTHCLYGNDWGIDISVPRNSSGVISVYAYDFEGQRKQSVTFEDRKADKLESFSKGTWLEYPFTKADSKDGKLRLRLKNLGTGNSVLSKLKISISNDA; the protein is encoded by the coding sequence ATGGGATTTACAAGTCGAAGAGATTTTTTGAAGTCGACCGGATTATTGACGGCTGGAATGGCCCTGACTGGCCGTGCAAAAATATTCGGAGCCTCTGCAAGCGATAAGGTCGTAAAAATCGGGATGGTGGGTACGGGTGCTCGTGGTACGAGCCTGCTTGCCACATTAACTGGTGTTAAAAACATCGAGATAAAGGCATTGTGCGATATTAATAAGAATGCACTCTCCGCTGCCACCAGACTTGTCGAGCAAAGGCTTGACCAAAAGCCTGACGAATACAGCGGCGATGAACATGCATATAAGAAACTTATGGCCCGGGACGATCTCGATGCTGTCATCATTGCAACCCCATGGGAATGGCATACGCCTATGGCTGTATATTGTATGAATGCAGGCAAGTACGCTGGTGTTGAGGTTCCCTCCTCATTGACGATAGATGAATGCTGGGAACTCGTCAACACTTCGGAGGAAACCGGAGTACCATGCATGATGTTGGAAAACTGGAGCTTTCGGCGGGACAACCTTGCGGTCCTGAACATGATTCGACAGGGCCTGTTTGGGCAGATCGTACACAGCCACTGTGCTCATAGCCACGATTGCATCGACCACTGGTTTTTTGACGCAGCTACAGGCAAGGACAGGTGGCCCGCGAAATACCTTTTAGATTACAACCGGGATCAGTATCCGACCCACAGCGTCGGGCCGGTATACAGTTGGATGGATATAGGATGTGGTGATTATCTCGACAGCCTGACTTCTACAGCCACTCTCTCCGCAGGGATCAATGATTATTTCAAACATAAATTTGGCCCCGATCACCCAGGAGCCAAACGCGAATACGCCCAGGGAGACATCGTCACTACCACAATTAAGACAAAAAAAGGCAAAACGATCATTGTCAATTATGACATGCAGCTTCCACGTCCTTATGACAATCGCTGGATGATCCAGGGTACACGAGGCTTGTATGACGAATGTCATAAATCTGTTTACCTTGCCGACCACAGCCCTGGTTATCATCAGTGGGAGCCCTTTGCTCCATACCAGAATGCGTTTGAGCACAAATGGTGGCAGCAGGAATTTCAGGGCGGTCATGGAGGTACTGATTTTTTGACATTGAAAACTTTTATTGATGCAGTCAGAGATCAGACGCAAACACCTTTAGACGTTTATGATGCTGTTCTCATGAGCTGCCTTGTACCGCTCTCGGGTAAATCTATCAAGGAAGATTCGAAACCCGTGAAGGTGCCCGATTTCACACGCGGCAAGTGGAAGACACGCGAACCCTACTTTGCCATCGACAACCGCAAATTCAAATTGCCCGGCAGCGCTGAGGCCCAGGTCATTACAGAAAACGGTATGCCGACTCAAGCTTTTAATCTTGGCAAAGGTAAACTAGAAGTAAAACTTCCTGATGTTTCTGTGAGTTTAGTTGGCAATCCCTCACAGTTTTCGGGTTGGCCCGGTATTGGCGGCACACCGACTCATTGTCTTTACGGCAACGACTGGGGCATCGATATTTCCGTGCCTCGAAACTCGTCCGGAGTTATATCTGTTTATGCGTATGACTTCGAAGGGCAAAGAAAACAGTCAGTCACTTTCGAAGATCGCAAGGCTGACAAACTGGAATCTTTCAGCAAGGGTACCTGGCTGGAGTATCCTTTTACCAAGGCTGACAGTAAAGATGGAAAGCTGCGTTTGCGTTTGAAAAATCTTGGCACCGGCAACTCTGTTTTATCGAAACTCAAAATATCCATTAGTAATGATGCATAG
- a CDS encoding DNA-binding transcriptional regulator, with the protein MQKLKIPFILLLNFILSMVDSSYAHNCDLIMQSYPYVLVLLESSREYGCGLLRGIATYSSLYGPWNLEREIPFYLANENSSEDNDPCRWVADGIITRDTTRARQLNRSLTPVIFASYMEEHTESAARLMTNDQSVGKMGAKHFLERGFRSFGYVGYKNMFWSTKRGVSFCEELQRNGFAAECYSQSAKDSGSDMLKEQLVLADWLKSLEKPCGVFCCNDDQAQQVVRASRHADLRIPEDIGVLGVDNDEIICTLANPSISSIALNLEAAGFQAAQLLDQMMSGEQVPPETIRVEPSYVVTRQSSDISAIQDADVAAAVSFIRRNCRKPIQVDDVLQAVSVSRRCLYEKFKRELKCGVYAFIKKKRVEQIERRLIETDMSICQIALEFGFTSTDYIAQYFRSQKGVNPLEFRKQFGSSM; encoded by the coding sequence TTGCAGAAACTAAAAATTCCTTTTATTTTACTTTTGAATTTTATATTGTCAATGGTCGACAGCTCTTATGCTCACAATTGTGACCTGATTATGCAAAGTTACCCATATGTGCTGGTTTTGCTTGAATCCTCGCGTGAATACGGTTGCGGGCTGTTGCGTGGAATTGCCACGTATTCTTCCTTGTATGGCCCATGGAATTTGGAAAGAGAGATTCCTTTTTATTTGGCCAATGAAAATTCTAGCGAAGACAATGATCCTTGTAGATGGGTTGCGGACGGTATCATCACTCGTGATACTACAAGAGCCAGACAGCTAAATAGATCGCTTACTCCTGTTATTTTCGCAAGCTATATGGAAGAGCATACAGAATCAGCGGCCAGATTGATGACCAACGACCAATCTGTTGGCAAAATGGGCGCCAAACATTTTTTGGAACGAGGATTTCGCTCTTTCGGTTACGTCGGCTATAAAAACATGTTCTGGTCTACTAAAAGGGGCGTCTCTTTTTGCGAAGAATTGCAACGAAATGGTTTTGCAGCGGAATGTTATAGCCAATCTGCGAAGGATAGTGGCAGCGACATGCTAAAAGAGCAGCTTGTGCTTGCGGATTGGCTTAAGTCGCTTGAGAAACCATGTGGCGTTTTCTGTTGCAATGATGACCAAGCCCAGCAGGTGGTAAGGGCCTCTCGTCATGCGGATCTCAGAATTCCTGAGGATATCGGGGTGCTCGGTGTAGATAATGATGAAATTATCTGCACGCTGGCTAATCCGTCAATATCCAGTATAGCATTGAATCTGGAGGCTGCTGGCTTTCAAGCTGCTCAATTGTTGGATCAAATGATGTCTGGGGAGCAGGTGCCACCAGAAACTATTCGTGTCGAACCGTCCTATGTTGTGACCCGGCAGTCTTCGGATATATCGGCCATACAAGATGCGGACGTTGCGGCGGCTGTCTCATTCATAAGAAGGAATTGCAGGAAGCCAATTCAGGTGGATGACGTGCTGCAGGCAGTTTCTGTTTCAAGGCGTTGTCTATACGAGAAGTTCAAGCGTGAACTCAAGTGCGGTGTTTACGCCTTTATTAAAAAGAAGCGTGTAGAGCAAATTGAGAGGCGGCTAATAGAGACCGACATGTCCATCTGTCAAATCGCTCTTGAGTTCGGCTTTACAAGCACTGACTACATAGCACAATACTTCCGTTCCCAAAAAGGCGTCAACCCTCTTGAGTTCAGAAAGCAGTTCGGATCGAGCATGTGA